The Fibrobacter sp. genome contains a region encoding:
- a CDS encoding CvpA family protein, translating into MNTIDIVCLVIILFFALLGVWRGFIQGVFRLLAWASAIAGAYFANGLLNETLTGFGFSHFSAMIACCCIGFLVPFLGFTFLGHIINKAIEKTVVSKVDRILGGISGMIKACLICFVILSVFHVMPFGGAILDARNNAVSYKIYQMSLESLGYSSEPIDLVDVAEKKASEYTKNIADKASEKASEVVKDAADKATEKATEAAKEAATKAAESAKNTAKEAMDKAADKAAEKIH; encoded by the coding sequence ATGAATACAATAGACATTGTATGCCTTGTGATAATTCTTTTCTTTGCCCTGCTTGGTGTGTGGCGTGGATTTATTCAAGGTGTGTTTAGGCTGCTTGCGTGGGCTTCTGCCATTGCCGGAGCATACTTTGCCAACGGGCTCTTGAACGAAACCCTTACAGGATTCGGCTTCAGTCACTTTTCTGCAATGATAGCTTGCTGCTGCATCGGTTTCCTAGTTCCGTTCCTCGGTTTCACATTTCTCGGTCACATTATAAACAAGGCCATCGAGAAGACCGTTGTAAGTAAAGTGGACCGTATCCTGGGTGGAATTTCAGGAATGATCAAGGCATGCCTTATCTGCTTCGTCATTCTTTCTGTATTCCATGTGATGCCCTTTGGAGGCGCAATTCTTGACGCCAGAAACAATGCGGTATCCTACAAGATATACCAAATGTCCTTGGAATCCCTGGGTTATTCTTCCGAACCCATCGATCTTGTCGATGTGGCAGAAAAGAAGGCCAGCGAATATACAAAGAACATTGCAGACAAGGCGTCTGAGAAGGCTAGCGAAGTCGTAAAGGACGCTGCAGACAAGGCTACAGAAAAAGCAACAGAGGCTGCAAAGGAAGCTGCAACCAAGGCAGCAGAATCCGCAAAGAACACAGCCAAGGAAGCTATGGACAAAGCTGCCGACAAGGCCGCAGAAAAGATCCACTAG
- a CDS encoding serine/threonine protein kinase: MAGQEAKKVTDRPAKIGGYKPTQPLGQGAMGELWLCHDPSLDRMVVVKQMKGNLSEREDSVKRFMREGNILAHLNHPAIIQPHALWKEKDGKLSLSMEFVQGWTLRNLLDKCPTPPIWVVMNVIYNVLSALGHAHRNGVVHRDLKPANIMIDKDGRIRLLDFGIAHTDNPISDTGESLTVSGAILGTLTYMSPEQTMGEAATPLSDLFAVGIIASEMLLGENIFRGENFSSTIQRIQKIRISEKAFPKEVPVGLRKLIIKLLAKKPKDRPLTANDAASELSEIMKDLPRDLTPYMDIWMEQVKTGDGQGSDFIQPVIYKPKTKACFLLGLLAGSVAASGIAALIHFVF; encoded by the coding sequence TTGGCTGGACAAGAAGCAAAAAAAGTTACAGACAGACCCGCTAAGATTGGCGGATACAAACCCACTCAGCCCCTAGGACAGGGAGCCATGGGCGAACTGTGGCTTTGCCACGATCCTTCACTCGACCGCATGGTTGTAGTAAAGCAGATGAAAGGCAATCTTTCAGAGCGAGAAGACTCCGTAAAGCGTTTCATGCGCGAAGGAAACATTCTCGCCCATCTGAACCATCCAGCCATCATCCAGCCTCACGCCCTATGGAAAGAAAAGGACGGAAAGCTATCCTTGTCCATGGAATTCGTCCAAGGCTGGACGCTCCGCAATCTTTTGGACAAATGCCCCACCCCGCCTATTTGGGTTGTCATGAACGTTATCTACAACGTTCTTTCCGCCTTAGGACACGCCCATCGAAACGGAGTAGTCCATAGGGATCTCAAGCCAGCCAATATTATGATCGACAAAGACGGTCGTATCCGCCTTCTAGACTTTGGCATAGCCCATACGGATAACCCCATCAGCGACACGGGAGAGAGCCTTACTGTTTCTGGAGCAATCCTCGGTACCCTCACCTACATGAGCCCCGAGCAAACCATGGGTGAAGCGGCAACCCCGCTCTCTGATCTGTTCGCGGTAGGCATTATCGCAAGTGAAATGCTGCTTGGCGAGAACATATTCCGCGGAGAAAACTTCAGCAGCACCATCCAACGAATCCAAAAGATCCGTATTTCAGAAAAGGCTTTCCCTAAGGAAGTCCCTGTTGGTCTTCGTAAGCTGATCATCAAGCTTCTAGCAAAGAAACCTAAGGATAGGCCCCTTACCGCAAACGATGCAGCAAGCGAATTGTCCGAAATCATGAAAGATCTTCCCAGGGACCTGACACCCTACATGGACATCTGGATGGAACAGGTCAAGACCGGAGACGGACAAGGCAGCGATTTTATACAGCCTGTAATCTACAAGCCCAAGACAAAAGCATGTTTTTTATTAGGTTTGTTAGCAGGATCTGTAGCCGCAAGTGGAATTGCAGCTCTCATCCATTTTGTTTTTTAG
- the nadB gene encoding L-aspartate oxidase, with protein sequence MYDILVLGAGISGLSAALHAAEKGLSVVILTKGAKPDGSSNYAQGGIASVTNKEDKFKFHVEDTLEAGAGLCKKEPVNILTKSGPATIQQLVKWGVQFTHSHQDKSQFDLHLEGGHSHHRILHAADLTGKEIMRALLCELHKQKNIDYLENCYIKDLICEGSGKDKHCVGAKIIHQKTGIVESIYAKATILSTGGAGRIWQYTVCPPDSCGDGMAIAARAGAALQDIEFMQFHPTSLYAPSLKKPFLISEAVRGFGGILKNHKGEEFMNQVHPLHSLAPRDIVARAIHKEMQRLGKPHMFIDLTGHTPKDIRSHFPNIYAKCMEVGVDMTKEWIPVVPAAHYMCGGVLVDTWSRTEIKGLYACGEVAATGVHGANRLASNSLLESVVYALRAVDNIVESNLLKAKINVPRNKKTEKISFTRSAYWRKRRKILQDTMWAHCGIVRTVAGLNQGLKIVMELEAEMQNTIKNKENENFYFLEFQNALQVSKMILIAALRRKESVGLHYILDYPNPAPKAKHQSIYLSDEK encoded by the coding sequence ATGTACGATATTTTGGTCCTTGGCGCTGGCATTTCCGGTTTAAGCGCAGCACTCCATGCTGCAGAAAAAGGCCTTTCCGTAGTCATTCTGACTAAGGGTGCAAAACCCGACGGATCATCAAACTACGCCCAGGGTGGCATCGCCTCCGTTACCAACAAGGAAGACAAGTTCAAGTTCCATGTAGAGGATACCCTCGAAGCAGGTGCTGGCCTCTGCAAAAAAGAGCCGGTCAATATCCTTACCAAGAGCGGTCCTGCAACAATCCAACAACTGGTAAAGTGGGGCGTCCAGTTTACCCACTCCCATCAGGACAAAAGCCAGTTCGACCTGCATCTCGAAGGCGGCCACAGCCACCATAGAATCCTCCATGCAGCAGACCTTACCGGCAAAGAAATCATGCGAGCACTGCTTTGCGAACTCCACAAGCAGAAGAACATCGACTACCTGGAAAACTGCTACATCAAGGATCTGATTTGCGAAGGTTCCGGCAAGGACAAGCATTGCGTCGGCGCAAAGATTATCCACCAGAAGACCGGCATTGTAGAGAGCATCTACGCCAAGGCAACAATCCTTTCCACCGGTGGTGCCGGACGCATCTGGCAGTACACGGTCTGTCCGCCAGATAGCTGTGGCGACGGCATGGCCATTGCTGCTCGCGCAGGAGCAGCCCTGCAGGACATCGAGTTCATGCAGTTCCACCCCACCAGCCTTTACGCCCCGAGCCTCAAGAAGCCCTTCCTGATTTCTGAAGCCGTCCGTGGCTTTGGCGGAATCCTGAAGAACCACAAGGGCGAAGAATTCATGAACCAGGTCCATCCGCTTCACTCCCTGGCTCCACGCGACATTGTTGCACGTGCCATCCACAAGGAAATGCAGCGCTTGGGCAAGCCCCATATGTTTATTGACCTTACCGGGCACACCCCCAAGGATATCCGCAGTCACTTCCCCAACATCTACGCCAAGTGCATGGAAGTTGGCGTAGACATGACCAAGGAATGGATTCCTGTTGTTCCGGCAGCGCACTACATGTGCGGCGGCGTCCTGGTAGACACCTGGTCCCGCACCGAAATCAAGGGCCTTTACGCATGCGGTGAAGTTGCCGCGACAGGCGTTCACGGCGCAAACCGTCTGGCATCCAACTCCCTTCTTGAAAGTGTGGTCTATGCCCTCCGTGCAGTAGACAACATTGTAGAAAGCAACCTGCTCAAGGCAAAGATCAATGTTCCCCGCAACAAGAAGACCGAGAAAATTTCCTTTACCAGGTCTGCCTACTGGCGCAAGCGTCGCAAGATACTGCAGGACACCATGTGGGCACACTGCGGTATCGTCCGTACCGTAGCCGGCCTGAACCAGGGTCTTAAAATTGTTATGGAACTTGAAGCTGAAATGCAGAACACCATCAAGAACAAGGAAAACGAGAACTTCTATTTCCTTGAGTTCCAGAACGCCCTCCAGGTTTCCAAGATGATTCTGATTGCAGCTCTCCGCCGCAAGGAATCCGTAGGCCTCCACTACATCCTGGACTACCCCAACCCCGCCCCCAAGGCAAAGCACCAGAGCATCTACCTGAGCGACGAAAAGTAG
- a CDS encoding peptidylprolyl isomerase, with protein MLTWINEKAKWIIVIFAAGIAVGLLAMDRVPNQGHSYPVGVVNDKKINYAEFDSRVKMIVQNQYQGQHLEDEQYTQLRSEVFRGFVRQILLGEQFEKSELKASVAELEAEFTRNPDAVRGRLVQEAQSRLFAIQQQATSQEDLMQRSQAYIASLPKFLTDSTFNKDEYDAWLKTPEAFKWGVMLQYEEDLKSNIIPARQLQVLVGASIHNTSLEANWSAERRMTEYELQVAVASASDFTADEKSVDSVMVAGYFNAHRDSFYVAKDMAKFVYSYLPVEATAGDDARIREYAMTLYYQLTDSSSATTFEDMARISSEDPGTAEKGGVLSDDFVGRGVYVKEFEDAAFALDSGAISEPVKTRFGYHIIKSYGKSKDSTGADLVKVGHILLIVNASSETIDSLEAVLAGIKADVDAGKTFEEAAKAREISSQVSNWLGRGEDINGIGYLKGLGAYAWPNENLPEESSKVSPVMKNSKWVVVAQKVADIKAGDRNLDLYFDAIKNTLLRGKAAAAAEAYLNSVADKVKAFNAEDSTTKVEKVSVESKTAAVDSYIPGFGYGNANVAKILNNAKVGEWTSAMATDNGAVMLKVVSKKTPEADALKAAAKNDMANVNAYATQALFSEFVNTMEASTPVVNNMDLFYRD; from the coding sequence ATGTTAACGTGGATTAATGAAAAAGCCAAGTGGATTATTGTAATCTTCGCCGCAGGTATCGCTGTGGGTCTCCTGGCCATGGACCGAGTTCCTAACCAGGGTCACTCTTATCCCGTCGGTGTTGTCAACGACAAGAAAATCAATTACGCCGAATTCGATTCCCGCGTAAAGATGATTGTCCAGAATCAGTACCAGGGTCAGCACCTCGAAGATGAACAGTATACTCAGCTCCGTTCTGAGGTTTTCCGTGGCTTTGTCCGCCAGATTCTTCTTGGCGAACAGTTCGAAAAGTCCGAACTGAAGGCCTCGGTTGCAGAACTTGAAGCCGAGTTCACTCGCAATCCCGATGCCGTCCGCGGTCGTCTGGTCCAGGAAGCTCAGAGCCGTCTGTTTGCCATCCAGCAGCAGGCTACTTCTCAGGAAGACCTGATGCAGCGCTCTCAGGCTTACATTGCAAGCCTTCCCAAGTTCCTTACCGACTCTACCTTCAACAAGGATGAATACGACGCATGGCTTAAGACTCCGGAAGCCTTCAAGTGGGGCGTGATGCTTCAGTACGAAGAAGACCTCAAGAGCAACATTATTCCGGCTCGTCAGCTTCAGGTTCTGGTTGGTGCATCCATCCATAACACCTCTCTCGAAGCTAACTGGTCTGCAGAACGTCGTATGACCGAGTACGAACTGCAGGTGGCAGTCGCCTCTGCTTCTGACTTCACTGCCGACGAAAAGTCTGTCGACAGCGTGATGGTTGCCGGCTACTTCAACGCTCATCGCGATAGCTTCTACGTTGCCAAGGATATGGCCAAGTTCGTTTACTCCTACCTCCCGGTAGAAGCAACCGCAGGCGATGACGCTCGTATCCGCGAATATGCAATGACTCTCTACTACCAGCTGACTGATTCCTCTTCTGCAACTACCTTCGAAGACATGGCTCGCATTTCCTCCGAAGATCCGGGTACTGCAGAAAAGGGCGGCGTCTTGAGCGACGATTTCGTTGGTCGTGGCGTCTATGTCAAGGAATTCGAAGATGCTGCATTTGCTCTTGATTCCGGTGCTATTTCTGAACCGGTCAAGACCCGCTTCGGTTACCATATCATCAAGTCCTACGGCAAGTCCAAGGACTCCACCGGTGCTGATCTGGTCAAGGTTGGCCACATCCTGTTGATCGTCAACGCTTCTTCCGAAACTATCGATAGCTTGGAAGCTGTTCTCGCTGGCATCAAGGCTGATGTTGACGCAGGCAAGACCTTTGAAGAAGCTGCTAAGGCCCGCGAAATCTCTTCTCAGGTTTCCAACTGGCTTGGCCGTGGCGAAGACATCAATGGTATCGGTTACCTGAAGGGCCTTGGTGCTTATGCTTGGCCTAACGAAAACCTCCCGGAAGAATCCAGCAAGGTTTCTCCTGTCATGAAGAACAGCAAGTGGGTTGTTGTTGCCCAGAAAGTTGCCGATATCAAGGCTGGCGACCGTAACCTGGACCTTTACTTTGATGCCATCAAGAACACCCTTCTCCGTGGCAAGGCTGCTGCCGCTGCCGAAGCTTATCTGAACTCTGTTGCAGACAAGGTCAAGGCCTTCAACGCAGAAGATTCCACTACCAAGGTTGAAAAGGTTTCCGTCGAATCCAAGACTGCCGCCGTAGACAGCTATATTCCTGGTTTTGGCTATGGCAACGCAAACGTGGCTAAGATTTTGAACAACGCCAAGGTTGGTGAATGGACTTCTGCCATGGCTACCGACAATGGTGCTGTCATGCTGAAGGTTGTCAGCAAGAAGACTCCGGAAGCAGATGCACTCAAGGCTGCTGCCAAGAACGACATGGCCAATGTGAATGCCTATGCTACCCAGGCCCTGTTCTCTGAATTCGTCAACACCATGGAAGCTTCTACTCCTGTTGTAAACAACATGGATCTCTTTTATAGAGATTAA